The genomic interval CTACTCCTTTATACACTAATTATGCTGCTGGATGGACGATGGGTGCATGGGATGCATATATTGGAACTAATGCCACAGGCGATGCAAAATATATGAGCCAAAATTTGCTGCATACCAAAGATCCATTCGCTGATCCTCAAGATGGAACTCATGCTTATAACGTGTATAAGATCCTCTATGACGCTGTGTCTGAAGGGCTGACTGAAGACGATTACTCTACCACCGACTGGGAGGGTAGCAAGACCAAGATGAATAATGGCGAAATTGCTACCATGGCTCTGGGTGCATGGGCAGTAGGCCAGATGAAGAATGCGGGCGACAATCCAGATGATGTAGGCTATATGCCATTCCCTATTAGCGTTGATGGCAAACAGTACACTGCATCAGCTCCAAATTACGCATTCGGTATTAATAAAGACTCTGGTAAGAATAATCAAGAAGCATCCATGATTTTCGTCAAGTGGCTTATTGAAAAGTCTAATTATGCGTATAACGAAGGTGGAATTTCTGTTGCAAAGAACGATGACCGTCTTCCAGAAGCATATGAAGCCTTTGCAGATGTGACATTCTTAGAGGATGAAGCATCACTCAAGGGTGAAGAAGATTTGTTCAACAACCTTAATTCTGAATCAGAACTTGGTATCAACGCCGGCGGTGATGCACGTGTTCAGGCAATCGTAGAACACGCAGCTAATAAGGATCAAAAGTACGATGACATCGTGAAAGAGTGGAATGAAAAGTGGAATGCCGCTCTGGAATCTGAAGGTGTAGACGTCAAATACACCACCGTTGCGAAGTAGATTCTTGCATCGTGTTTCCACACAATAAAACACACGTAATGCGAATATAACTGAATATTGAATATCGTGGTGCGAGCACAGATTGATAAGAGTTGCATCGGTGTATCTCTCACTTCTCCTCACCGCGCTCGCACCATCTCATCATTGCTCCTGATGGTGAGGCTCTTAACTGGTCTGCAGAGCCAGAGTCCCAAACAACTAAATCTGCGGTTCATTCCCGTCTTCATCTCCACTGTGAGATTTTTACGGAAAACAGCCGTCAATCTATTGCTGACTGATGTTGGCTACACGTAGTCAATCTCTCACGGTGGAGGGGTATGGATCTCACTCAATTTTTTGCTGAATTTTATATTCGAGCAGACTTTATATTCAAACGAATTAAAGCGCTGCTATCGAATATGTACGATTAATAAAACTTCCAAGAGAAAAGAGGATGTCATGTCATCGGCAACAGCTGTTCGCTACAACGATACAGACACAGACATACCATATAACACACATCCCAAGGATTGGCGCAAGGGTCTAACAATTGTTGCGTTTAGCGCATTGCCGCTGACACTGCTCGTTTTCTTCACCTATTTCCCGTTTGCTTCAATGGTGAGCTACAGCTTCTATAAGATGAAGTATATTGGCACTCCTCGCTGGGTGGGCTTAGACAACTATCTAGCTGTATTTAGCCGTCCAGATACTCTTTCCTCACTGAAGCTGAGCGTATATTATATGGTAGGTGCGCTTGTGCAAGTGGCATTGGCATTGTACTTGGCAACAATCCTCGCATTCAAAGTGCGCGGCGGCAATGTGTTTAAGGGAGTGTATTTCTTCCCATACCTTATTAACGGTATTGCTGTCGGTTTTATTTTCAAGTTCTTTTACACGCGCGGCTTTGTTTTTGACTCGGTTTTGCAATGGTGCGGCTTTGATTTAGCTAATCTTCCCTATTGGTTAAAAGACCAATCCATTAATAACTGGTCATTGGTGGGAGCATCGATTTGGCGTTATTTGGGTCAAAATGTCATTTTGTTCATTGGCGCTATGATGTCTATTGATAAAACAATGTATGAGGCTGCTGAAATTGATGGTGCAAATAAGTGGCACCAGTTCTGCCACATTATTTTGCCGGGTATTAAAACGATTCTCGTGCTGAACATTATTTTGTCGATTACCGGCTCTTTATCTGCTTTCGAAGGGCCATACGTGATTACCACCGGCGCAAACGGTACCGCAACCTACTTCGTACGTATGGATCGTATAGCTCACGTGTCTCAAAAGGTAGGCTTGGCATCAGCTATGGCGGTTGTGCTGCTCATGATTATTCTGATTTGCGCTTTACTGCAGAACATTTTCTTCAAGTATGTGTTTAGAAATGCTGATGACGGTGTGGCTAAATCTCGTAAAAAAGCTGCAAAAATTGCACGTCAGCGCCGTCGTGTGAATGCAAAAGCAGCTCCGCTATTCCGAAACGGTTCATCTCGCACGTCGCATACATCGCATACATCTCGCACATCGCAGCGCACCCGTGTGGCTGCAACTCACTAGGCGTAGGAAAGAGTAGGTATATATCATGGCTCAACTTAACGCACACACAGCAACATATGCATCCGCATCCGCATCAACATCAGTGGCATCGCCGCGCCGAACCTTCGGCTGGTATGAAGTGCGCAGAGGATTCTTCACTACGCTCAAATATCTCAGCCTTATTTTCTTTGCGTTTTGGTTCCTCTTGCCTGTGGTCAGCTGTGTTGTTACAGCAGCAAAAACAGAAAAAGAGTATCAGTCCACCTCGGTTATGCAAGCTCCAGCACACTGGTTCAATATCAGTAATTATGTTGAAGCTTTTACGGCATCTCATATGGGCATGGCTTTTATTAACTCTGTTATTGTGCTTGTTGTTGTACTTGTTGCCACTACGCTGATTGGTACACAGCTTGCCTATGTGCTCAGCCGCTTCACTTTCCCTGGAAATGGTCTTATTCGAGGCTTATTCGCTCTGGCAGCCCTGCTTCCAGGCATTGCAATGCAGGTGTCTATGTATGCCATCATGGTCAAGATTAATGCTGTAAACACCATGTGGGGATATATCTTGATGATGTGTGGAACGGATGTTATTTCGATTTACGTATTCATTCAGTTCTTTGAAAATATTCCTACGTCTTTGGATGAATCTGCCATTGTGGATGGGGCGTCATACTTTACGATTTACTCTAAAATTTTGTTGCCGCTGCTCAAGCCAGCAATTGTTACCTGCATGATTTTGAAGGGTGTTGGTGTATATAACGAGTACTATGCGGCAAACCTGTACCTGCAAGATAATAAGTTGAAGACTATTGCTATTGCGCTCTACTCTTTCACTGGTCCAATGGGAAGTAAATACAATCTGATTTGTGCAGGTGTTATTATTACGCTTCTGCCAATGCTTATTCTCTTCCTGATTTTCCAGAAGCAAATCTACAACGGTATTGCTGCTGGTGCTGTGAAGGAATAAAACTTAATAAACACTCAACACAGGCAGAGTAGATTAGCCTGAAGTTTTCTACAATAGGAGGCAATGAGGCGCGTCATAGATGACAGTTCTCGTTGTAAGCTTCGATAATACAAAAGGATATATTATGACGTATCGTCCTCACACTTTTCAGCCATTGCACGAGGGATGGAATGTTCGAGCACTAAATCCTCAAGCTGTTCCCGTCGAGCTGCGAGAGAAACTTGCAGCAGGAATTCCAGCTCAGGTTCCTGGTGAAGTAACACTTGACTTGCATCGCGCAGGCTTGATTGCTGAACCTTTTGATGGAGACAATGAAACTCATCAACAGTGGATTGGCGATATTGATTGGGAGTATTCCTGCCAGTTTGAATGGCATAACAATGACCAGGAGCGTTATGACCTCGTTGCTTACGGTTTAGATACTGTTGCCACCGTCATGCTGAACGGTCGCGTAGTGGCGGGAGTAAATAATTACCATCGTTCCTATCGCTGGGATGTGCGTGATTTTCTTCATGATGGCGTAAATGCGATGGCAATTCGTTTCGCCTCCAGCGTGCGTGAAAGCGATGTGCGTGAGCAAGCTTTGGGCTATTATCCGCATACAGAACATCATGCTTTTAATCAGATTCGCAAACCGTCCTATCAGTTTGGTTGGGACTGGGGCATCGATGTGTCTGGTGCTGGCATTTGGCAACCAATCGGTATTGATTCATGGTCGGGCGCACGTATTGCAGCAGTCCGTCCGCTGGTAGACGTTACGGAAAACGGAACAGGCGTAGTTCATGTAACTGTGGAAATTGAACGTGCAGGATCAGGACGCATTCCATCGTCTGATCAGGCTTTTGCTCATCGTCATGCTGTTCCGTTCAGTATTCAGTTGAGTGGACATGGAGTGCAGCAGATTGTAGAGGCAGAAGTTCCAGCCGGGCGCAATAGTGTGACAGTGCAGGTCGAAGTACCGAATGCTCGTCTGTGGTGGCCAATAGGCTATGGCAATCAGCCATTGTATGATTGCGTCGTCACGCTTGATGGTCGGGAGGAAACAGAATGGTCTGCCCGTCTTGGCTTCCGGACTGTGCGCTTGGATACTCGTGCAGATGAAGTAGGACGTCCATTCCAAATTTATGTGAACGAGGTGCCCGTTCATGCTCGTGGATACAACTTTGTTCCTGTAGACGCTTTCATAACCCGAGCGAGCCGAGAAGTGTATGAACAGCGTTTTGCAGACCTTGTTGAGTCCAATTCCAATATGGTGCGCGCATGGGGCGGCAGTATTTATGAGTCGGACGACTTCTATGATTTAGCTGATGAGTTAGGCATTATGGTGTGGCAAGACTTTATGCTGGCCTGTGCAGCTTATCCCGAAGATGCGGCTACAAAAGCAGAAATTGAAGCTGAAGCGCGAGAACACATTAATCGTTTGAGCAGTCATGCGAGCTTAATTGTGTGGAATGGTTCAAATGAGAACTATGTGGCATACTCTGAATGGGGCGGTTTCAAGCAAGCGCTGCGTGACGATGATCAGCCAACGAACGATTATGGCTACGGTGAGCGCGGTTGGGGAGACTACTATTATTCGCAGCTCTTCCCTCAGCTGTTCGAACAAATGGGGACGTCTAGTGTGTATCTTCCAAGTTCTCCTATGAGCTTTACAAAATATACTTCTCCAAATTTAGATACTGACGGAACAATGCATATTTGGGATGCATGGAATCGTGAAGATTACCGTGTTTATGCGCAGTATACTCCTCGTTTTGCTGACGAATTTGGATATCAAGCCCCTCCAGCGTGGAGCACTCTTACGCGCGTAGTTCACGATGAAGAGATTGAACCTTTTGGTGAGCAGATGCTTGTTCATCAAAAAGCAAGCGGCGGAAATTACAAGCTCGCCCGTGGAATGCGTTCACATTTGACTCCGGGCCATCTTGATGATGTGAGTTATCGTGAAGATGGCACACGCGATTGGCTGATTCCAACTGATCATTGGGATGATATTCAAGATTGGCATTGGGCATGTCAGTTACAGCAAGCGCAGGCTTTACGTTTTGGTGTAGAACATATGCGTTCGCTCGAGCCTGTTAATGCTGGTGCGTTAATTTGGCAGTTGAATGATGATTGGCCAGTAGTATCCTGGGCTGCTGTGGATTACGACGGTCATCGTAAACCATTGTGGCACGCTTCTCGTGATTTCTTTGCTCCACGTTTAGCTACAATTCAGCCGCGTGTGTCTGCTCAAGCTCAAGAAAATTTGAGCTGGGAAGGTAAAAAAGTTGCTCCAGACTGTTTAGCTTTAGTGCTGGCAAATGATACCCGTAACACGTGGAGCGGTATGTGGACAGTTCAGCGTATTCGCTTTGATGGAACGGTGTTAGCTGAACAGCGTGTGGATGTGGAGCTAGCAGAAACTGACCATCACACAGTCTTGCTTGATCATTGCATAGCAGATTTTGCAGATGCAACACAGGAACTGATTATTGCTTTCGTATCTTCAGAACATGATAATCACGGTCCTGCTTTTGCTCGCGTTGTTTATAATCCTGCAGAAGTTATTGACCAACAGTTGGATGCTCATCCTCTTACTGCGTCGATTGAGGCAGAAGATGGAGGATATGCGTTAACCATTCATGCTACATCGTACGCGCGCGATATTTTCTGCATGGTTGATAAGGTCGATTCTGCAGCACGTATTGACGGCGGTATGGTGAGTCTGCTTCCAGATGAAAGTGTGCAATGGCATATTAGCTCTGATGGTGTGGATAATCCTGAAGATTTCTGTGCTGCACACGTATTGCGTTCAGCTAATGATTTGAAATAGGTGCACTTCTCGCATTACATACAGGGGTTCTTCTTTCTTACTTCGAGGAAGAAGAACCCTATCTTTGTAAATCTTTTGCTGTTCTACATTAAACGGTACAGTAGTATGTAGAGAAGAGTTTTGATTGTTCTGCTAGGATCTGGCAGGACTGTTAATAAATGGTATGAGAAAATAGCGAGGTAGATATGGTCTCAAAGTCGAAGGTAACCATTTCTGATGTCGCTCGGGCTGCAGGCGTCTCCAACAGTGCTGTATCCTATGCTCTCAACGGCAAACCAGGTGTTTCTGAAGAAACGCGCGACAAAGTGCTCAAAGTTGCAGAGCGTATGGGGTGGAAGCCAAATATGGCAGCCAAAGCCCTTTCTGATGCGAGCACGCGCACCGTTGGTTTAGTTGTTGAAGTTGATCCTGACGTTCTGTCTGTGGAATCCTACTTTATGGAGCTTATTGCTGGATTGGGCGACGCTCTTGAAGCATATGACTACTCGCTGCTCGTACGCATTGTCTCGGATTCTAAAAATGCTATGCGCATTCATCGTCATTGGATTGCTACAGGTAGTGTAGATGCCATGCTCGTAATGAATGTGGAAGTAGGGGATCCGCGTATTGACTTTTACAAAGAACATTCTTCTATGCCGGTGTTAGCTATTGCTGACCCATCAGTAACACATGGTTTGCCATCTATGACCAGTGATGATGCGGAAGGCGCTCGCCTTATTGTGGATTATCTACATGAGTTGGGACATAGGCATATTGCGCGCGTGGCGGGACCTGAACGTTACGCTCACACTTTTATTCGAGACCGAGCTTTTATGGAAGAATCGTCTTCTTTAGGTATGGTCTGTGATTGCTTGCATGCCGATTATTCTCCTGAGCAGGGTCGTGATATGACGAACCGCTTGCTTGCTTTTAGTGATGCGCCAACAGCAATTGTGTATGACAATGATGCAATGGCGATTGAAGGGCTCCACGTGGCAGCTGAACGTGGTTTAAGCGTTCCGGATGATTTATCCGTTATGGCGTGGGATGATTCTTTTGCATGTACTGCAACTACTCCGCCAATTACTGCTATGTGGCGTGATATTCCACGTTTGGGAGCCAAAGCCGTTCCGATGCTGATGGCGCTGATTGAGGGAAAAAAAGTTGAAAACGCTATGGAATCTCCTTATGAATTGATTCAGCGCGGTTCAACGGGAACGCCAAAAGTAGCCAAAGAATAAAGACTGCAAACGTTCTAAGCGTTCTGCGCTTTGGTTAGGGTTCTTGTGCGGAGAACAAGCCGCCATAGGTCATCTGTGTCCTGTGCCTTGTGTCTTGTGCGCGCGTTCGCCGCATATCCTCATAACGTGCAGTCACATCGTTTGTCATTGTGCTTGTGCGTCAATAATTCCGGCTGAACACATCAGATTGCTTGCTATCCATGCAGTCACAGCAGTAAAAAGTAACGCCCAAAAGAAGATCACAAAAGCCAAGCCGGACGGCACAAAAACGGCAATAATGACTGGCGCTATGCTCATAGCTGTAAGAGCAAGCGCGATCAGAGGGTAACGGAGTGTAAGAAAAAGTGAGCGCTTGAACTGAGCGGCAAGAGAATCATTGCTGCGTCCAGCCAGAGGAAAAACGAAAACAGTAGTAATCATCACCACGATGCTCAGTGTGGCAACAATTCCATAGCTGAGTGCGGCGATATTCGTGCCGCCAGCATGATGTCCCAAATACCACACATCAAAACTCGCCAACGCGTAAAATGCTCCCAAAAGAAGGGTAGAGGCGATATTGATTCCCAGACGCCGCCTAAATATTGTCCAAAAATGGCGCACTACATGAGCATCATCGCCTTCCTGCATGGACTGAACCGTTTCATATAAGGCGGCAGTAGAAGCTCCGTATGTGACAAGGGGAATACAGCACAGAGTCCACATGATATTGAGAAGCGCTAAATCTCCCACAGTAGACATGAAACTCGTAAAACGGTTATCTGTAATAATGTGCATGTTTACTCCCGGGAAGTGCTGAAATGAAGCGCTGAAACACATTGTTGAAAAGCAGTTGAGCGTGAAGAGTTTTGTGCAAATCCAATCACGGAATCCTGGCTGTGTTGTGAGTCAAAAATACTGTTCCAGACCTGTGATGTTTGTAATGATAATCCGAAGGGCTCGCTGTGACCTTTACCGCTTCCGTTGTAATCCATATCATCAGCGTGACTGTCGTTAAAGCCTTTAAAATCAACAAAAATCGACTGCAGGTCGGTGCTTTGTTCTTGGCTGAGCTGCTCGGAAACATTGGTTAGATAGCCATATCCTGCTAACTCTTTAAAAGCTGCGCGAGGTGCAATAATCACATCCACTTGGCTATTGCTTAATAATGTTTGAAGCTTGACCAAACCATTGTGATCCATAGAATAATTCGTGTCTATGGCTAAATCGTTGGAATTATTAAGGTGCATAGCGCGAGCAATGTGGGTATGCAGAGCCTGTGTTTGCTCCTCGTTCGCATTCATATTAATCATGGCAACAGTCAGGTGTGGCTGAGGTTTAGGGGTTACTATCTGGATGCCTATGTATCCCACAAGGATAACAGCAAGAACCACAAGAGCAATGCGCCATGCAAATTCTTGCATAAAATAGCGCCACTTGTGGGAGCCTTTGAGCATTTTTAATGTTTCCCAACGCGTAGATGAGGTAGAAGCATTGGCGTGAGCTAAAGCGCTCACGCGTTCCTGAGCATCTCTATGAAGTGGGGTGTGTTGCCTTGAACTCATTGTGCCTCCGTGGTTGTTTCCGTGTCTATCATAACGTATTTTCAGAAAGAACTGAAGCGATTAAGGTATACTGTCGTCTAGGATAAAGAGAAGTGCTTTATCTTCGTATGCAGATAAAGCTTGTGTACGGTGGAAGCTTTCGGTCAATCGAAGCGATTGGTGCGATTGGTTCAATTGATGCAATCGAACAGGGAACAAAGGAGTAATCATGTTTGATGTTGGGCAACATATTGTGTTGCGGCGTGATGGGGTCGAAGTGGTGTTGAAAAGTCCTGATAATGAGATGCCGCAGATTGTGCGGTGGGGCAAAGATTATGGCGTGAGCTACAACGATGAAGAATTGTGTGCTCTTGATGCTATGACTCTTAAAGATACGCCACCTAATAAGCCAGATAGTGCGTGGAGACCATCTTTGCTGCCTCAGGGCAATGAAGGCTGGGCGGGTCGTCCAGGTATTGAAATTTTCCGCGGATCTGAAGCTCAATTTGTGCATTGGTCGAGCGTAAAAACATCTGTAAATAGTGAACACAGCTCCTTAACCGTTACAGCTTATGATAGCGTGCGTCTGGTTGAAGTAACGATGCATATAGAGTTGCAAGCAGGCGGTCTGCTCACTGTTTATCACACGGTAAGCAATCGCGCCGCGGAAACTGATAATCGTGAGCCGTTAACGGTTAATTTCTTGGATGTTACCGTGCCAGTAGTAAAAGATGTGGATACTCTCACGCATTTTACGGGGCGATGGCCACTTGAGAAACAACCGCAGTCCATTCCGCTTCCAGTTGGATCTACCACCTATGGTTGCCGCAAAGGCAAAACAGGTCATGAATCCTCGTGGATGCTTATATTGTCTGACGGAGAGCCAAAAGCGCAGACGGGAACTGTGTATGGATGTCATCTTGCATGGAGTGGAAACCAAACCTATCGTGTGGATGCTATGCCTGCACACGAGCCAGTGATGGGTGCTGGCGAACTCTTGGGTCCTGCAGAAATTCAACTTGCAGCCGGACAAAGTTATGAAACGCCACGTGTTTGCTTCTCATGGTCTGACCAGGGTCTTGATGGCATGGCAGCACGTTTCCATCAGTGGTTGCGCGATATGCCGCATCGCGCTACTACACTGCGTCCATTTACACTGAATACCTGGGAAGCAGTGTATTTCAATCATGATGAAGAAACGCTGCTCAAGTTGGCGGATCGGGCTGCTTCAGTCGGCGTAGAACGGTTTGTGCTTGACGATGGTTGGTTTATTGCGCGCCGTGATGATACAAAAGGTCTAGGCGATTGGCAAGTAGATTATGGCGTGTGGCCACGTGGCTTAAATAATTTAGCGCAGCACGTGCATACGTTGGGAATGCAGTTCGGTCTGTGGTTTGAGCCAGAAATGATTTGTTTGGACTCGAACGTAGCTCGAGCTCATCCAGAATGGATTTTGGCTGATGCTGACTCCGTGCC from Alloscardovia omnicolens carries:
- a CDS encoding ABC transporter substrate-binding protein; translation: MRLGKKIMAAVTAGVCALSMAACSSGSASSESTDLQYKDIKLGTTGKDIKATIKFFNGRTDMAQDSYPGTTWKQYVAKFNKLYPNITVKVEAGTDYEQSALTRLQGGDWGDIMMIPAVDQSELSNYFLPFGKLEDMSKLVKYVYNKEYKGTVYGIPSDGNALGLVYNKKVFREAGVTELPKTPEEFISALKTIKEKTSATPLYTNYAAGWTMGAWDAYIGTNATGDAKYMSQNLLHTKDPFADPQDGTHAYNVYKILYDAVSEGLTEDDYSTTDWEGSKTKMNNGEIATMALGAWAVGQMKNAGDNPDDVGYMPFPISVDGKQYTASAPNYAFGINKDSGKNNQEASMIFVKWLIEKSNYAYNEGGISVAKNDDRLPEAYEAFADVTFLEDEASLKGEEDLFNNLNSESELGINAGGDARVQAIVEHAANKDQKYDDIVKEWNEKWNAALESEGVDVKYTTVAK
- a CDS encoding sugar ABC transporter permease — encoded protein: MSSATAVRYNDTDTDIPYNTHPKDWRKGLTIVAFSALPLTLLVFFTYFPFASMVSYSFYKMKYIGTPRWVGLDNYLAVFSRPDTLSSLKLSVYYMVGALVQVALALYLATILAFKVRGGNVFKGVYFFPYLINGIAVGFIFKFFYTRGFVFDSVLQWCGFDLANLPYWLKDQSINNWSLVGASIWRYLGQNVILFIGAMMSIDKTMYEAAEIDGANKWHQFCHIILPGIKTILVLNIILSITGSLSAFEGPYVITTGANGTATYFVRMDRIAHVSQKVGLASAMAVVLLMIILICALLQNIFFKYVFRNADDGVAKSRKKAAKIARQRRRVNAKAAPLFRNGSSRTSHTSHTSRTSQRTRVAATH
- a CDS encoding carbohydrate ABC transporter permease, with translation MAQLNAHTATYASASASTSVASPRRTFGWYEVRRGFFTTLKYLSLIFFAFWFLLPVVSCVVTAAKTEKEYQSTSVMQAPAHWFNISNYVEAFTASHMGMAFINSVIVLVVVLVATTLIGTQLAYVLSRFTFPGNGLIRGLFALAALLPGIAMQVSMYAIMVKINAVNTMWGYILMMCGTDVISIYVFIQFFENIPTSLDESAIVDGASYFTIYSKILLPLLKPAIVTCMILKGVGVYNEYYAANLYLQDNKLKTIAIALYSFTGPMGSKYNLICAGVIITLLPMLILFLIFQKQIYNGIAAGAVKE
- a CDS encoding glycoside hydrolase family 2 protein, translating into MTVLVVSFDNTKGYIMTYRPHTFQPLHEGWNVRALNPQAVPVELREKLAAGIPAQVPGEVTLDLHRAGLIAEPFDGDNETHQQWIGDIDWEYSCQFEWHNNDQERYDLVAYGLDTVATVMLNGRVVAGVNNYHRSYRWDVRDFLHDGVNAMAIRFASSVRESDVREQALGYYPHTEHHAFNQIRKPSYQFGWDWGIDVSGAGIWQPIGIDSWSGARIAAVRPLVDVTENGTGVVHVTVEIERAGSGRIPSSDQAFAHRHAVPFSIQLSGHGVQQIVEAEVPAGRNSVTVQVEVPNARLWWPIGYGNQPLYDCVVTLDGREETEWSARLGFRTVRLDTRADEVGRPFQIYVNEVPVHARGYNFVPVDAFITRASREVYEQRFADLVESNSNMVRAWGGSIYESDDFYDLADELGIMVWQDFMLACAAYPEDAATKAEIEAEAREHINRLSSHASLIVWNGSNENYVAYSEWGGFKQALRDDDQPTNDYGYGERGWGDYYYSQLFPQLFEQMGTSSVYLPSSPMSFTKYTSPNLDTDGTMHIWDAWNREDYRVYAQYTPRFADEFGYQAPPAWSTLTRVVHDEEIEPFGEQMLVHQKASGGNYKLARGMRSHLTPGHLDDVSYREDGTRDWLIPTDHWDDIQDWHWACQLQQAQALRFGVEHMRSLEPVNAGALIWQLNDDWPVVSWAAVDYDGHRKPLWHASRDFFAPRLATIQPRVSAQAQENLSWEGKKVAPDCLALVLANDTRNTWSGMWTVQRIRFDGTVLAEQRVDVELAETDHHTVLLDHCIADFADATQELIIAFVSSEHDNHGPAFARVVYNPAEVIDQQLDAHPLTASIEAEDGGYALTIHATSYARDIFCMVDKVDSAARIDGGMVSLLPDESVQWHISSDGVDNPEDFCAAHVLRSANDLK
- a CDS encoding LacI family DNA-binding transcriptional regulator, yielding MVSKSKVTISDVARAAGVSNSAVSYALNGKPGVSEETRDKVLKVAERMGWKPNMAAKALSDASTRTVGLVVEVDPDVLSVESYFMELIAGLGDALEAYDYSLLVRIVSDSKNAMRIHRHWIATGSVDAMLVMNVEVGDPRIDFYKEHSSMPVLAIADPSVTHGLPSMTSDDAEGARLIVDYLHELGHRHIARVAGPERYAHTFIRDRAFMEESSSLGMVCDCLHADYSPEQGRDMTNRLLAFSDAPTAIVYDNDAMAIEGLHVAAERGLSVPDDLSVMAWDDSFACTATTPPITAMWRDIPRLGAKAVPMLMALIEGKKVENAMESPYELIQRGSTGTPKVAKE
- a CDS encoding YesL family protein, with the translated sequence MHIITDNRFTSFMSTVGDLALLNIMWTLCCIPLVTYGASTAALYETVQSMQEGDDAHVVRHFWTIFRRRLGINIASTLLLGAFYALASFDVWYLGHHAGGTNIAALSYGIVATLSIVVMITTVFVFPLAGRSNDSLAAQFKRSLFLTLRYPLIALALTAMSIAPVIIAVFVPSGLAFVIFFWALLFTAVTAWIASNLMCSAGIIDAQAQ
- a CDS encoding alpha-galactosidase, translating into MFDVGQHIVLRRDGVEVVLKSPDNEMPQIVRWGKDYGVSYNDEELCALDAMTLKDTPPNKPDSAWRPSLLPQGNEGWAGRPGIEIFRGSEAQFVHWSSVKTSVNSEHSSLTVTAYDSVRLVEVTMHIELQAGGLLTVYHTVSNRAAETDNREPLTVNFLDVTVPVVKDVDTLTHFTGRWPLEKQPQSIPLPVGSTTYGCRKGKTGHESSWMLILSDGEPKAQTGTVYGCHLAWSGNQTYRVDAMPAHEPVMGAGELLGPAEIQLAAGQSYETPRVCFSWSDQGLDGMAARFHQWLRDMPHRATTLRPFTLNTWEAVYFNHDEETLLKLADRAASVGVERFVLDDGWFIARRDDTKGLGDWQVDYGVWPRGLNNLAQHVHTLGMQFGLWFEPEMICLDSNVARAHPEWILADADSVPCREDLSYRNQYVLDLAHPEAFEYVRSQMAALIQELGIDYIKWDHNREVTEPMHKGRYGLHEQTHACYKLFDALKQEFSGLEIESCASGGARTDAGIMAHADRVWGSDTNDPRDRIDIQRWTELVLPPELIGAHIRTISSAYDVALHRTQLSCCNFPYGMFWFGMEHFGMLR